One window from the genome of Bartonella sp. WD16.2 encodes:
- the cyoA gene encoding ubiquinol oxidase subunit II, with translation MRNCFEQIKVLAILGGALLLSGCKMDVLQPEGYIARQQLTLIVICVLVMLCVVIPVMIAVVLLAVKYRASNTAADYLPDWGHSNKIEAFMWGIPIVIVAILGLLTAYYTYRLEPSNPLPVDIAGEKKPLQVDVVALDWKWLFIYPEYSVASINEIYAPEGRQVLLQLTSENSVNAFWVPKLGTVLYAMPQMNSKLHLVADKQGVFNGSSANYSGDGFSGMRFQWHSVSLKDFDDWIAKARVSGQKLDRSSYRQLSNVPRMGDVVAKEKDAEVRYFAPVEERLYYRIVNRCVDENTICNEDLMKRAAAQTLWGTLCSVFDPGVL, from the coding sequence ATGAGAAACTGTTTTGAACAAATTAAGGTGCTTGCCATTTTAGGGGGAGCGTTGCTTTTATCTGGCTGTAAAATGGATGTCCTTCAACCTGAAGGATATATTGCACGTCAACAGCTTACTTTAATTGTTATATGTGTTCTTGTTATGCTTTGTGTTGTGATTCCAGTGATGATTGCGGTCGTTCTTTTGGCTGTTAAATATCGTGCATCGAACACAGCGGCAGATTATTTGCCTGATTGGGGGCACTCAAATAAAATTGAAGCTTTTATGTGGGGTATTCCAATTGTTATTGTTGCGATTTTAGGTTTATTGACGGCCTATTACACTTATAGGCTTGAACCTTCAAATCCACTTCCAGTAGATATTGCCGGTGAGAAGAAGCCATTGCAGGTTGATGTTGTGGCTCTAGATTGGAAATGGTTATTTATTTATCCTGAATATAGTGTTGCATCGATCAATGAAATTTATGCGCCGGAAGGTCGCCAAGTATTGTTACAGTTAACATCAGAAAACTCTGTTAATGCATTCTGGGTGCCAAAACTTGGTACAGTTCTTTATGCTATGCCACAGATGAATTCTAAATTACATTTAGTGGCTGATAAGCAAGGGGTATTTAACGGGAGCTCTGCTAATTATAGTGGTGATGGTTTTTCAGGTATGCGTTTTCAATGGCATTCTGTGTCTTTAAAGGATTTCGATGATTGGATTGCTAAGGCTCGGGTGAGTGGCCAAAAGCTTGATCGTTCATCTTATCGTCAACTTTCAAATGTACCTCGTATGGGTGATGTCGTTGCAAAAGAAAAAGATGCTGAAGTGCGTTATTTTGCACCTGTTGAAGAACGGCTTTATTACCGAATTGTTAATAGGTGTGTTGATGAGAATACGATATGTAATGAAGACTTAATGAAGCGTGCTGCCGCTCAGACACTTTGGGGTACACTTTGTTCTGTTTTTGATCCGGGTGTTCTTTAA
- a CDS encoding cytochrome (ubi)quinol oxidase subunit III — protein sequence MSAVTMNNVCADEHHHDNSSVMIFGFWIYILSDLIVFATLFSSFAVFSASYGGGRAGSEFINLNFVLVETAILLLSSITYGFVMVQTHKGNLAGVRLWMAITFVLGSCFIGMEIYEFRELLNEVYYYDAGAYAGVDLTTGTQLFGREVLSAYWSAFFALVGTHGLHVSVGLLWMIVMFFHLCRSGLDQNNRTRLTCLSIFWHLLDIVWVGVFTMVYLLGAL from the coding sequence ATGAGTGCGGTAACAATGAATAACGTTTGCGCGGATGAGCATCACCACGACAATAGTTCGGTAATGATATTTGGATTTTGGATTTATATCCTTTCGGACTTGATCGTATTTGCAACGCTTTTTTCAAGTTTTGCTGTATTTTCTGCTTCTTATGGTGGAGGTAGAGCGGGTAGTGAGTTTATTAATTTAAATTTTGTGTTGGTTGAAACAGCTATTTTGTTGTTGTCATCAATTACTTACGGTTTTGTAATGGTACAAACCCATAAAGGTAATTTGGCTGGCGTACGTTTGTGGATGGCTATAACCTTTGTGCTCGGATCTTGTTTTATTGGGATGGAAATTTATGAATTTCGTGAACTTTTAAATGAGGTGTATTATTATGATGCTGGTGCTTATGCTGGTGTTGATTTAACAACAGGTACCCAGCTTTTTGGACGAGAGGTTCTATCTGCTTATTGGTCAGCATTTTTTGCTTTGGTTGGTACTCACGGTCTCCATGTAAGTGTTGGTCTGCTTTGGATGATTGTGATGTTTTTTCACCTATGTCGTAGTGGTTTGGATCAGAATAACAGAACACGTTTAACATGCCTTTCAATTTTCTGGCATTTGCTTGATATTGTTTGGGTTGGTGTTTTTACTATGGTTTACTTGTTAGGAGCACTGTAA
- the cyoD gene encoding cytochrome o ubiquinol oxidase subunit IV translates to MNMHDKAHNPSTGSYLVGFILAVFFTLGSFIPVMYGMLDSFAVSTKVIYLIGMALIQIVVQIIFFLHLNSGPDAKWNWITLWFAAMCVFIIIGGTWWAISHLNYNMMGGSGRVIVPEVLEMNVTEPEESTSSVQEQEEPVLGVQEPVLDAQEQEESVPDVQEHEEPDSRDSSFFND, encoded by the coding sequence ATGAACATGCATGACAAAGCACATAATCCAAGTACTGGCTCTTATTTGGTTGGTTTTATTCTGGCTGTTTTTTTTACTTTAGGTTCTTTTATTCCTGTAATGTATGGGATGTTGGACAGTTTTGCGGTTAGTACAAAAGTGATTTATCTCATTGGTATGGCGCTGATCCAGATTGTTGTACAGATTATTTTCTTTTTACACTTGAATTCTGGTCCAGATGCTAAGTGGAATTGGATAACCCTGTGGTTTGCGGCTATGTGCGTTTTCATTATTATTGGGGGAACATGGTGGGCTATTTCTCATTTGAATTATAATATGATGGGTGGTTCAGGACGTGTTATTGTGCCAGAAGTATTAGAAATGAATGTAACTGAGCCGGAAGAATCAACATCAAGTGTACAAGAGCAAGAAGAACCAGTACTAGGTGTACAAGAACCAGTGTTAGATGCACAAGAGCAGGAAGAATCGGTGCCAGATGTACAAGAACATGAAGAACCAGATTCGAGAGATTCGTCATTTTTTAATGACTAG
- the irrA gene encoding iron response transcriptional regulator IrrA, with translation MNYYSLPELERHLRQNGLRPTRQRLELAKMIFSRGNRHIAAEELYEEAIQSNAPVSLATVYNTLHQFTEAGLLRIIAVEGSKTWFDTNTSDHYHFYIEGENRILDIPCNLKGSPIIENLPQPPDGMEISHVDLIIRLKYKT, from the coding sequence GTGAATTATTATTCCTTACCTGAATTAGAAAGACATTTACGTCAAAATGGTTTGCGGCCAACACGTCAGCGATTAGAACTCGCCAAAATGATTTTTTCTCGAGGTAATCGCCACATTGCAGCTGAAGAACTTTATGAAGAGGCGATTCAATCAAATGCTCCTGTATCTTTAGCGACAGTTTATAATACACTTCATCAATTTACGGAAGCTGGTTTATTACGAATTATTGCTGTAGAAGGTTCAAAAACTTGGTTTGACACAAATACATCTGATCATTACCATTTCTATATTGAAGGTGAAAATCGTATTCTTGATATTCCTTGTAATTTAAAAGGGTCTCCTATCATTGAAAATTTGCCTCAACCACCGGATGGGATGGAAATTTCTCATGTTGATTTAATCATTCGATTAAAATATAAAACTTAG
- the recF gene encoding DNA replication/repair protein RecF (All proteins in this family for which functions are known are DNA-binding proteins that assist the filamentation of RecA onto DNA for the initiation of recombination or recombinational repair.) — MQCSASCVHKVIVRQLKLTHYRNYCSFNIHLSGQHVVFTGHNGAGKTNLLEALSFLSPGRGLRRAAYSDISFSKGGGAAFVVFARLQCALYGEVHIGTTLETGGNSRKVHINGVHESCDCLTDYCHVSVLTPSMDGLFTGPSLDRRRFLDRMVLAIDSLHGRRIADYDKAMRARNRLFLDGNEDCAWFDALEMQMAGLATAIAAARVDVIRLLNDMSEQTSSYVPFPRAFLQIDGFLEKALKTISAIEVEEQFLERLRHNRPVDCAARRTLEGPHRTDLQVFYADKNIAATSCSTGEQKALLTGLVLCHARLTSMMSNMTPILLLDEMAAHLDSRRRTALFDILDDLGSQAFMTGTDRILFDSLKGRAEFFEIEDGVLLQQEPYPKFLMG; from the coding sequence TTGCAGTGCAGTGCTAGCTGTGTACATAAGGTAATAGTGAGGCAGCTGAAATTAACGCATTATCGCAATTATTGCTCTTTCAATATTCATTTGTCAGGCCAGCATGTAGTTTTTACTGGTCATAATGGTGCTGGTAAAACTAATCTTTTAGAGGCTTTGTCTTTTCTTTCTCCTGGTCGTGGGTTACGGCGTGCGGCTTATTCCGATATTAGTTTTTCTAAGGGTGGAGGGGCTGCATTTGTTGTATTTGCTCGTCTCCAATGTGCTCTTTATGGTGAAGTGCATATTGGTACGACTTTAGAGACTGGTGGTAATAGCCGAAAAGTACATATCAATGGTGTGCATGAGTCATGTGATTGTTTGACAGATTATTGTCATGTGAGTGTGTTGACTCCTTCTATGGATGGGCTTTTTACGGGACCTTCACTTGATCGGCGTCGTTTTTTAGACCGTATGGTTTTGGCTATTGATTCTTTACATGGTCGGCGTATTGCAGATTATGATAAGGCTATGCGCGCGCGTAATCGTTTGTTTTTAGATGGAAATGAAGACTGTGCTTGGTTTGATGCTTTAGAAATGCAGATGGCTGGACTTGCAACGGCTATTGCAGCTGCACGGGTTGATGTTATTCGGCTTTTGAATGATATGTCTGAGCAAACATCGTCTTATGTACCTTTTCCACGGGCTTTTTTGCAAATTGATGGTTTTTTGGAAAAAGCTCTTAAAACGATATCAGCAATTGAAGTTGAAGAGCAATTTTTGGAACGATTGCGTCACAATCGCCCGGTAGATTGTGCTGCTAGGCGGACATTAGAAGGACCGCATCGCACAGATTTACAGGTTTTTTATGCGGATAAAAATATAGCTGCAACGTCTTGTTCAACAGGTGAACAGAAAGCTTTATTGACAGGTTTAGTGTTATGTCATGCTCGTTTAACGAGTATGATGTCAAATATGACACCTATCCTTCTTCTTGATGAAATGGCTGCTCATCTTGATTCTCGTCGGCGTACTGCTTTATTTGATATTCTTGATGATTTAGGTAGTCAGGCATTTATGACGGGAACAGATCGTATTTTATTTGATTCCTTAAAAGGACGAGCAGAGTTTTTTGAAATTGAAGATGGAGTTTTATTGCAGCAAGAACCCTATCCAAAGTTTTTGATGGGGTGA
- a CDS encoding SH3 domain-containing protein has product MKNSIGFRFSTFLSCVLITGKFLFGSLILSYAQVPNQNLGPSGLPLPRFASIKPARVNVRVGPGSNYPIIYTYQKQGLPIEIIQEYDQWRKIRDAEGDEGWVYQSLLSGKRTAITIPWQKDKTKRLMVRQTPTDNAKLLAEVEPNIIGNIRQCNGHWCELDIRNIRGWLHQTQLWGIYPGEKIKN; this is encoded by the coding sequence GTGAAAAATTCTATCGGGTTTCGATTTTCAACATTCCTATCATGTGTATTAATAACAGGAAAATTCTTGTTTGGTTCTCTTATTCTTTCGTACGCACAAGTACCTAATCAAAATTTGGGCCCAAGTGGTTTACCGCTTCCACGATTTGCTTCAATTAAGCCTGCACGTGTTAATGTACGTGTGGGACCGGGAAGTAATTATCCTATTATTTACACTTATCAAAAGCAGGGCTTGCCGATTGAAATTATTCAAGAATATGATCAATGGCGTAAAATTCGTGATGCTGAAGGAGATGAAGGATGGGTTTATCAATCGCTTTTATCGGGAAAACGGACTGCTATAACTATTCCGTGGCAAAAAGATAAAACAAAAAGACTTATGGTACGTCAAACCCCAACAGATAATGCGAAACTTTTAGCAGAAGTAGAACCTAATATTATCGGGAATATTCGTCAATGTAACGGGCACTGGTGCGAATTGGATATCCGTAACATTCGTGGTTGGCTTCATCAAACCCAATTATGGGGAATTTATCCTGGTGAAAAAATTAAAAATTAA
- the aroQ gene encoding type II 3-dehydroquinate dehydratase — MSAIITVLNGPNLNFLGRREPEIYGSETLEDIEKSCKNCAMNLGITVQFHQSNYEGQLIEWIQEAIEVSAGLIINPAAYSHTSLAILDALKMFSGLIVEVHLSNIYQRESFRHHSYISMDADAIIAGCGSDGYLFALNYIAKQLKCGIKKA, encoded by the coding sequence GTGTCTGCAATTATAACGGTTTTAAATGGTCCTAATTTAAACTTTCTTGGAAGACGTGAGCCAGAAATTTATGGCAGTGAAACCTTAGAAGATATTGAAAAGTCTTGTAAGAATTGTGCAATGAATCTTGGAATAACGGTACAATTTCATCAGAGTAATTATGAAGGACAATTGATTGAGTGGATACAAGAAGCAATTGAAGTAAGTGCTGGATTGATTATTAATCCAGCTGCTTATAGTCATACATCTCTTGCAATTCTTGATGCATTAAAAATGTTTTCAGGGCTAATAGTAGAAGTTCATTTGTCAAATATTTATCAGCGTGAATCCTTTCGTCACCATTCTTATATTTCTATGGATGCAGATGCAATTATTGCCGGGTGTGGGAGTGATGGGTATTTATTTGCGCTTAATTATATTGCCAAGCAGCTAAAATGTGGTATAAAAAAGGCATAA
- the dnaN gene encoding DNA polymerase III subunit beta translates to MHITIDRNQFLKSLNRVHRVVERRNTIPILSNVLITVSGDGVQFKATDLDLEVIESSLAKVEQEGAITVPAHLLYDIVRKLSSGSEIVLKVDNDQANTMSVVSGCANFQLQCLPKVDFPESLPGQFSCRFSLSASDLKRLFDCTQFAISTEETRYYLNGIYFHVVNDGVLKLRLVATDGHRLAQVDMEAPSEIKDMPGVIIPRKAVGELQKLLAEEAEGDVSIELSETKIRFSVGSVVLTSKLIDGTFPEYQRVIPLNNDKKLAVNRQDFSAAVDRVSTISSDRGRAVKLTIENGQLKLVVNNPDSGSAEDQLVADYTSDPLEIGFNSRYLLDIAAQLSSDEMVFMLADAGAPALIRESNDADALYVLMPIRV, encoded by the coding sequence ATGCACATTACAATTGATCGTAATCAATTTTTAAAGTCTCTTAATCGTGTTCATCGTGTAGTTGAGCGTCGTAATACGATTCCTATTTTGTCAAATGTATTGATTACCGTAAGTGGTGATGGTGTGCAATTCAAGGCGACAGATCTTGATCTTGAAGTTATAGAGTCTTCTTTAGCTAAAGTTGAACAAGAAGGAGCAATAACTGTTCCAGCGCATTTGCTTTATGACATTGTTCGTAAGCTTTCCAGTGGAAGTGAGATTGTGTTAAAGGTTGATAACGATCAAGCAAATACAATGTCTGTTGTTTCTGGTTGTGCTAATTTTCAACTTCAATGTCTTCCTAAAGTAGATTTTCCAGAGTCACTTCCAGGTCAGTTTAGTTGTCGTTTTTCTTTGTCAGCATCAGATTTGAAGCGCTTATTTGATTGTACGCAATTTGCTATTTCGACTGAAGAAACGCGTTATTATCTTAATGGTATTTATTTTCATGTTGTTAATGATGGTGTTTTGAAGTTGCGTTTGGTTGCGACTGATGGTCATCGTTTAGCGCAGGTTGATATGGAGGCGCCTTCAGAAATTAAGGATATGCCGGGTGTTATTATTCCTCGTAAAGCTGTGGGAGAATTGCAGAAACTGCTGGCTGAAGAAGCTGAGGGTGATGTTTCTATAGAACTCTCAGAAACAAAGATTCGTTTCTCTGTTGGATCTGTGGTTTTGACATCGAAATTAATTGATGGAACATTTCCAGAATATCAACGTGTTATTCCTCTGAACAATGATAAAAAACTAGCTGTCAACCGACAGGATTTTTCTGCTGCAGTTGATCGTGTTTCAACAATTTCAAGTGATCGTGGTCGTGCGGTAAAATTAACAATCGAAAATGGGCAGTTAAAGCTTGTGGTTAATAATCCTGATTCTGGAAGTGCAGAAGATCAATTGGTTGCAGATTACACATCTGATCCGCTTGAGATAGGCTTTAATTCACGTTACCTTTTAGATATTGCTGCGCAACTTTCAAGCGATGAAATGGTTTTTATGCTAGCTGATGCTGGGGCACCGGCACTGATTCGTGAAAGCAATGATGCAGATGCACTTTATGTGCTGATGCCTATTCGTGTTTAA
- the fabB gene encoding beta-ketoacyl-ACP synthase I: MRRVVVTGMGIISSIGNGLQAVLTSLREAKSGISYAPEYAELGFRSRVYAKPNVNIEELVDRRAMRFHGHGTAWNHIAMDQAIADAGLEPSEVSNEHTGIIMGSGGPSTRSIVEAADITRQKGPKRIGPFVVPKAMSSTAAATLATFFKIKGVNYSISSACATSNHCIGNAYEMIQYGKQNRIFAGGCEDLDWTLSVLFDAMGAMSSKYNDTPEKASRAYDINRDGFVIAGGAGVLVLEELEVAKARGAKIYGEIVGYGATSDGHDMVSPSGEGAERCMRMALTTVKNKIDYINPHATATPIGDPPEIEAIRRIFGAGDQCPPISATKSLTGHSLGAAGVQEAIYTLLMMNHNFICESAHIEELDPAFDDMPIVRTRRDHQELNTVLSNTFGFGGTNATLVFQRYT, translated from the coding sequence ATGCGTCGAGTTGTTGTAACCGGAATGGGAATTATCTCCTCGATTGGAAACGGACTTCAAGCTGTCTTAACGAGTTTGCGTGAAGCAAAATCAGGAATTTCTTATGCACCCGAATATGCTGAATTAGGCTTTCGTAGCAGAGTTTACGCCAAACCAAATGTAAATATAGAAGAATTGGTTGATCGACGAGCCATGCGTTTTCATGGTCATGGAACAGCGTGGAATCATATTGCCATGGACCAAGCAATTGCCGATGCAGGTTTAGAACCTAGTGAAGTATCAAATGAACACACTGGTATTATTATGGGGTCTGGAGGGCCTTCTACTCGGTCAATCGTTGAAGCTGCCGATATTACACGTCAGAAAGGCCCAAAACGCATTGGACCTTTTGTGGTACCCAAAGCGATGAGTTCCACGGCAGCAGCAACTCTTGCAACTTTCTTTAAAATTAAAGGAGTGAACTACTCAATTTCTTCAGCTTGTGCCACATCCAATCATTGCATCGGCAATGCTTATGAGATGATACAATACGGTAAACAGAATCGCATCTTTGCAGGAGGTTGTGAAGATTTAGATTGGACGTTATCTGTTTTATTTGATGCCATGGGCGCTATGTCTAGTAAATATAATGATACACCAGAAAAAGCTTCACGTGCTTATGATATTAATCGCGATGGATTTGTTATCGCTGGTGGAGCTGGTGTTTTGGTTCTTGAAGAGTTAGAAGTAGCCAAAGCACGTGGCGCAAAAATCTATGGTGAAATTGTTGGTTATGGTGCTACATCTGATGGACATGATATGGTTTCTCCATCCGGTGAAGGAGCAGAAAGATGCATGCGCATGGCACTTACAACTGTAAAAAATAAAATTGATTATATCAATCCCCATGCAACAGCAACACCCATTGGTGACCCCCCTGAAATAGAAGCAATCCGCCGAATCTTTGGAGCAGGTGATCAATGTCCACCAATTTCTGCTACAAAATCTCTAACAGGTCATTCTTTAGGTGCAGCAGGTGTTCAAGAAGCAATCTATACATTGCTAATGATGAATCATAATTTTATTTGTGAAAGTGCTCATATTGAAGAACTTGATCCTGCTTTTGACGATATGCCAATTGTTCGTACACGCCGTGATCATCAAGAATTAAATACTGTATTATCAAATACATTTGGTTTTGGAGGCACCAATGCAACGCTTGTTTTCCAACGTTATACATAA
- the fabA gene encoding 3-hydroxyacyl-[acyl-carrier-protein] dehydratase FabA yields the protein MTKQKSRYTYEELLSCARGEMFGKGNAQLPAPPMLMIHRIIQISETGGEYNKGIVRAEFDITPDLWFFDCHFIGDPVMPGCLGLDGLWQLTGFFLGWLGEPGKGRAISTGETKLSGMVTPQTQLLEYEINFKRIRRGNLVLGIADGWVKADGKAIYKANDLRVALFKED from the coding sequence ATGACTAAACAAAAGTCTCGCTACACTTATGAAGAGCTCCTAAGCTGTGCTCGCGGTGAAATGTTTGGTAAAGGTAATGCACAATTACCTGCACCACCAATGTTGATGATTCACCGAATCATCCAAATTAGTGAAACTGGTGGTGAATATAATAAAGGGATAGTTCGTGCGGAATTTGACATCACTCCAGATCTATGGTTTTTCGATTGTCATTTTATCGGTGACCCTGTCATGCCAGGATGTCTTGGTTTAGACGGACTATGGCAATTAACAGGTTTTTTTCTTGGTTGGTTAGGTGAACCAGGAAAAGGGCGTGCTATATCGACAGGCGAAACAAAATTATCCGGCATGGTTACTCCGCAAACTCAACTGCTTGAATATGAAATAAATTTTAAACGTATCCGACGTGGGAATTTGGTCTTAGGCATAGCAGATGGGTGGGTGAAGGCAGATGGAAAAGCCATTTACAAAGCCAATGATTTACGCGTTGCTTTATTTAAAGAAGACTAA
- the cyoB gene encoding cytochrome o ubiquinol oxidase subunit I — protein sequence MFGRLTDPTAGAFHALTHEPIVLYTCIAIVVVGLVAVITLTALGWWGILWRNWITTVDHKRIGIMYIILGIIMLVRGFADAIMMRTHQAVALGNETAGYLPPEHFDQIFSAHGVIMIFFMATPILFGIFNYLIPLQIGARDVAFPFANNLGFWITVAAAILLNISLGVGNFGRGGWLMYPPFSELQSSPDTGVDYYLWSLQLSGIATTMGAINFVATIIKMRAPGMTLMKMPVFCWGAFVSNILILVIYPVLAVAFALLAGDRYLGMNFFTNAAGGNPMVWINYVWIFGHPEVYVLVIPAFGIISEIVPTFSSKRLFGYSSMVWAILVILILSLLVWGHHFFTMGGGEAVNTFFGVATMIIAVPTGVKVFNWLLTMYKGRIRFEPPMLWCMGMMFTFVGGGLTGVLMSIVPADWQFHNSLFLVAHFHHTIIGGVVFAYLGGLAFWFPKVFGVKPNRMLGIASFWCWFIGFYIAFFPVYILGLMGVTRRLQHYIEPSWQPMFVIAAVGAFIILLGILCFVLQVVLAIWYGIKHKGRLPVTSNDPWGDARTLEWLASSPPPSYNFAIIPEVQTEDAYWNMKKNGYQRPTSGFTKIHMPSNTSAGVIAGLFSLIVGFALVWHIWWLVAIGVVGFIVTIVYHSLMGDHHGYYIPAEEVQKTEDAFTAVLKEQGVKA from the coding sequence ATGTTTGGAAGACTTACGGATCCTACGGCTGGTGCTTTTCATGCGCTTACACATGAGCCAATTGTTCTTTATACATGTATTGCAATTGTTGTGGTTGGCTTAGTTGCTGTTATTACTTTAACGGCGCTTGGCTGGTGGGGAATTCTTTGGCGCAATTGGATTACGACAGTTGATCATAAGCGCATTGGTATTATGTATATCATTCTCGGAATTATCATGCTTGTTCGTGGTTTTGCTGACGCGATTATGATGCGAACACATCAGGCTGTAGCGCTTGGTAATGAAACAGCGGGTTATTTGCCACCTGAGCATTTTGATCAGATTTTCTCGGCTCATGGTGTTATTATGATTTTCTTCATGGCAACACCAATTTTATTTGGTATTTTTAATTACCTTATACCTCTTCAAATCGGCGCTCGTGATGTCGCGTTTCCATTTGCAAATAATCTAGGATTTTGGATTACGGTTGCAGCAGCAATACTGCTCAATATATCTCTTGGTGTTGGTAATTTTGGTCGTGGTGGCTGGTTGATGTATCCACCTTTCTCAGAGTTACAAAGTAGTCCAGATACAGGTGTCGATTATTATTTGTGGTCACTTCAGCTTTCTGGTATCGCGACGACGATGGGGGCAATCAATTTTGTTGCAACTATTATTAAAATGCGTGCTCCCGGGATGACGTTAATGAAGATGCCCGTGTTTTGTTGGGGGGCTTTTGTTAGCAATATCCTTATTTTAGTTATTTATCCTGTCCTAGCTGTAGCGTTTGCATTGTTGGCGGGTGACCGTTATTTAGGTATGAATTTTTTTACCAATGCAGCTGGTGGCAATCCAATGGTTTGGATTAATTATGTTTGGATTTTTGGGCACCCTGAAGTTTATGTTTTAGTCATCCCTGCTTTTGGGATTATTTCTGAAATCGTGCCCACTTTTTCTTCAAAACGCCTTTTTGGGTATAGCTCAATGGTTTGGGCGATTTTGGTTATTTTGATTCTTTCACTTCTTGTTTGGGGGCACCATTTCTTTACAATGGGTGGTGGTGAAGCTGTTAATACTTTCTTCGGAGTTGCAACGATGATTATTGCAGTTCCAACGGGTGTTAAGGTCTTTAATTGGTTGCTCACCATGTATAAGGGTCGGATTCGCTTTGAGCCTCCTATGCTTTGGTGTATGGGGATGATGTTTACATTTGTTGGTGGTGGGTTGACAGGTGTTTTGATGTCCATTGTGCCTGCTGATTGGCAGTTTCATAATTCTCTATTTTTGGTGGCTCATTTTCACCATACAATTATTGGGGGTGTTGTCTTTGCTTATTTGGGTGGGTTGGCTTTTTGGTTTCCAAAAGTTTTTGGTGTTAAACCAAACCGCATGTTAGGTATTGCATCTTTCTGGTGTTGGTTTATTGGTTTTTACATTGCTTTCTTCCCGGTTTATATACTTGGTTTGATGGGCGTTACGCGTCGTCTCCAACACTATATTGAGCCTAGTTGGCAACCAATGTTTGTTATTGCTGCAGTGGGAGCCTTTATTATTCTTCTTGGTATCCTTTGTTTTGTACTGCAAGTTGTTTTGGCAATTTGGTATGGTATCAAGCATAAAGGGCGCTTGCCAGTAACATCAAATGATCCTTGGGGTGATGCGCGTACGCTTGAATGGTTGGCTTCTTCTCCTCCTCCTTCTTATAATTTTGCAATTATTCCAGAAGTACAGACTGAGGATGCTTATTGGAATATGAAGAAAAACGGTTATCAGCGTCCAACGAGTGGGTTTACAAAAATCCATATGCCGTCAAATACATCAGCTGGAGTTATTGCAGGTTTATTCTCATTAATTGTGGGTTTTGCGCTTGTCTGGCATATTTGGTGGCTTGTTGCGATTGGGGTAGTTGGTTTTATTGTAACAATCGTTTACCACTCATTAATGGGCGATCACCATGGTTATTATATTCCAGCTGAAGAAGTTCAGAAAACAGAAGATGCCTTCACAGCTGTTCTTAAAGAACAAGGAGTAAAAGCATGA